The proteins below come from a single Salinilacihabitans rarus genomic window:
- a CDS encoding polysaccharide deacetylase family protein, whose amino-acid sequence MGSVGSVVISLDAELGWGFHDFETPPTNRVENGRRGWRVMLDLAAEFDVPATWAVVGHLMLDACDGEHADHPAPEGWFERERTTWRDREELRFAPDLVEAVLDSPVDHELGCHSFSHVLFGDPATSRELATAELRRCREIALEWDRSLDSFVYPRNDVGHRDALVEQAFSAYRGRSPTPDGVRGVVESAVGTRSLLVEPELDEFGLVNVPASTFLFGFEGRARTVAESIWEDPMVAVARRGIDEAAAGDGVYHMWLHPNNLRGPRDDERMRAILRYLDRRRSETSLAVETMGEVARRVRATARPTNASVPARRR is encoded by the coding sequence GTGGGTTCCGTGGGGAGCGTAGTCATCTCGCTGGACGCCGAACTCGGCTGGGGCTTTCACGACTTCGAGACGCCGCCGACGAACCGCGTCGAGAACGGCCGCCGCGGCTGGCGGGTGATGCTCGACCTCGCGGCGGAGTTCGACGTGCCGGCCACGTGGGCGGTCGTCGGCCACCTGATGCTCGACGCCTGCGACGGCGAACACGCCGACCACCCCGCCCCCGAGGGCTGGTTCGAGCGCGAGCGGACGACCTGGCGCGACCGCGAGGAACTCCGGTTTGCCCCCGACCTCGTCGAGGCGGTCCTCGACTCGCCCGTCGACCACGAACTCGGCTGTCACTCGTTCTCGCACGTCCTCTTTGGCGACCCGGCCACCTCGCGGGAACTCGCGACCGCCGAACTGCGCCGCTGTCGGGAGATCGCCCTCGAGTGGGACCGGTCGCTCGACTCGTTCGTCTACCCGCGCAACGACGTCGGCCACCGCGACGCCCTCGTCGAACAGGCGTTCTCGGCCTACCGCGGCCGGTCGCCGACGCCCGACGGCGTCCGGGGCGTCGTCGAGTCGGCGGTCGGCACCCGGTCGCTGCTGGTCGAACCCGAACTCGACGAGTTCGGTCTCGTGAACGTCCCCGCCTCGACGTTCCTGTTCGGCTTCGAGGGGCGGGCCAGAACCGTCGCGGAGTCGATCTGGGAGGACCCGATGGTCGCCGTCGCCCGCCGCGGGATCGACGAGGCGGCGGCCGGCGACGGCGTCTACCACATGTGGCTCCACCCGAACAACCTGCGCGGCCCGCGGGACGACGAGCGGATGCGGGCGATCCTGCGCTACCTCGACCGCCGGCGCTCGGAGACCTCGCTGGCCGTCGAGACGATGGGCGAGGTCGCCCGCCGCGTCCGCGCGACCGCGAGGCCGACGAACGCGAGCGTACCGGCCCGCCGGCGGTAG
- a CDS encoding flippase, producing the protein MSERASELSALLSSAALVMVGGIVASAAKLGERVVVGRLLSPEAYGEVSIGIALLTFATTFALAGCTQGVSRFVPRYDDVEDRRGVWVSGLAVTMTLALAFAAALFTSAEFLADRLFEADVAVTYVRVLAVALPFVVGFRVAIAAVRGHENTVYYTAAHDLLDPLLRIGLIAALIVAGMGIVAAGIAYLLAAVLTFVVGHYLLSRLLPLRGSVRTHTRELVRFSAPLVVSTVVGVLLTRTDTLMLGYFRTSREVGLYDAAYPLAGGLLVVLTAFGFLYLPMASRLDSEGERDEVDSIYATTTKWVYVVTFPAFVLLVVFPADAIRIVFGPEYTAAGQILPILAVGFFVSAAAGRDRETLSAVGATTWIAVGNVAGLTMNVALNLLLIPQYGIVGASVASVTSLLTVHLVICGVLAVRYGITPFSPSAVRAYVGLPVIVLPTTVLLSPWITITPLTLFPFLVACGLASLVALAIVAGYEPDDRVVVDLVEDAAGIEIPFVRRWIPESSGSDPLSAD; encoded by the coding sequence ATGTCGGAGCGAGCGAGCGAACTGTCGGCGTTGCTCTCCAGTGCGGCGCTGGTGATGGTCGGCGGGATCGTCGCGTCGGCGGCGAAACTCGGCGAGCGGGTCGTCGTCGGCCGACTGCTCTCGCCGGAGGCCTACGGGGAGGTGAGCATCGGCATCGCGCTGCTTACCTTCGCGACGACGTTCGCGCTCGCGGGCTGTACGCAGGGCGTCTCGCGGTTCGTCCCGCGGTACGACGACGTCGAGGACCGCCGCGGCGTCTGGGTCAGCGGACTGGCGGTGACCATGACGCTCGCGCTCGCGTTCGCGGCCGCGTTGTTCACGAGCGCGGAGTTTCTCGCCGACCGGCTGTTCGAGGCCGACGTGGCGGTCACCTACGTCCGCGTGCTCGCGGTCGCGCTCCCGTTCGTCGTCGGCTTCCGCGTGGCGATCGCGGCCGTCCGCGGCCACGAGAACACCGTCTACTACACCGCCGCCCACGACCTGCTGGACCCGCTGTTGCGGATCGGGCTGATCGCCGCGCTGATCGTCGCCGGCATGGGCATCGTCGCCGCGGGAATCGCCTACCTCCTGGCGGCGGTGCTCACGTTCGTCGTCGGTCACTACCTGCTGTCGCGGCTGCTGCCGCTTCGCGGGTCGGTTCGGACGCACACGCGCGAACTCGTCCGCTTCTCGGCGCCGCTGGTGGTGTCGACCGTCGTCGGCGTGTTGCTCACGCGGACGGACACGCTGATGCTCGGCTACTTCCGCACCTCGCGCGAGGTCGGCCTCTACGACGCCGCCTACCCGCTCGCCGGCGGCCTGCTCGTCGTGCTCACCGCGTTCGGCTTCCTCTACCTGCCGATGGCCTCCCGACTCGACTCCGAGGGCGAGCGCGACGAGGTCGACTCGATCTACGCGACGACGACGAAGTGGGTCTACGTCGTCACCTTCCCCGCGTTCGTCCTGCTCGTGGTCTTTCCCGCCGACGCGATCCGGATCGTCTTCGGTCCGGAGTACACCGCGGCCGGGCAGATCCTCCCGATCCTCGCGGTCGGCTTCTTCGTCAGCGCCGCGGCCGGCCGCGACCGCGAGACGCTGTCGGCCGTCGGCGCGACCACCTGGATCGCCGTCGGCAACGTCGCCGGCCTGACGATGAACGTCGCGCTCAACCTCCTGTTGATCCCCCAGTACGGCATCGTCGGCGCGAGCGTCGCCTCGGTCACCTCGCTTTTGACCGTCCACCTCGTCATCTGTGGCGTCCTCGCCGTCCGGTACGGGATCACCCCGTTCTCGCCGTCGGCGGTCCGCGCCTACGTCGGCCTCCCGGTGATCGTCCTCCCGACCACCGTGTTGCTCTCGCCGTGGATCACGATCACGCCGCTGACGCTGTTCCCGTTCCTCGTCGCCTGCGGCCTCGCCTCGCTCGTCGCGCTCGCGATCGTCGCCGGCTACGAACCCGACGACCGGGTCGTCGTCGACCTCGTCGAGGACGCGGCCGGGATCGAGATCCCGTTCGTCCGCCGGTGGATCCCGGAATCGAGCGGCTCGGACCCCCTGTCGGCCGACTGA
- a CDS encoding nucleotide sugar dehydrogenase, whose product MSAGPYGSASARERREAFASGEIPVAVYGLGKMGLPLAAVYADVAGDVIGVDVDPDVVETVNAGESHVAGEPGLDDLVAEQVERGRLRATTDGATAAAEARVHVVIVPTLLDDGDDPDLTTVEAVADDIAAGLSPGDLVIAESTLPPGTCRDVLVPHLAAESGLDPDEFGVAFCPERTASGTALRDIRGRYPKVVGGVDDESARAAAALYDEITDNAVHVVSDATTAEAVKVFEGVYRDVNIALVNELATAADDLGVSVREAIETANDIPMCHLHDPGPGVGGHCIPNYPYFLLSRVGRDLELTRTARGINEAMPGVTVDLLERELAAEGVALADASVLVLGFTYRPGVAETRSSPAIGVVERLTDAGAEVWGVDPLVDPGEFGARPVAVEDLPGRAFDAAVLVTAQAAFDRIDWEALEPMLVVDGRDALSLADTDHRRYVLGGAAGDRPVVYDEGGRDRATPTPRRTDGGRPRR is encoded by the coding sequence ATGAGCGCGGGGCCCTACGGCTCCGCGTCCGCCCGCGAGCGCCGCGAGGCGTTCGCGAGCGGCGAGATTCCCGTCGCCGTCTACGGCCTCGGGAAGATGGGGCTGCCGCTGGCGGCCGTCTACGCCGACGTCGCCGGCGACGTGATCGGCGTCGACGTCGACCCGGACGTCGTCGAGACCGTGAACGCGGGCGAGAGCCACGTCGCCGGCGAACCCGGCCTCGACGACCTCGTCGCCGAACAGGTCGAGCGCGGCCGGTTGCGGGCGACGACCGACGGGGCGACCGCGGCGGCCGAGGCGCGCGTCCACGTCGTCATCGTCCCGACGCTGCTCGACGACGGGGACGACCCCGACCTGACGACCGTCGAGGCGGTCGCCGACGACATCGCGGCCGGCCTCTCGCCGGGCGACCTCGTGATCGCCGAGTCGACGCTCCCGCCGGGGACCTGCCGGGACGTCCTCGTCCCCCACCTCGCCGCCGAGAGCGGCCTCGACCCCGACGAGTTCGGCGTCGCGTTCTGCCCCGAGCGGACGGCCTCGGGGACCGCCCTGCGGGACATCCGCGGGCGGTACCCGAAGGTCGTCGGCGGCGTCGACGACGAGAGCGCCCGCGCGGCCGCGGCGCTCTACGACGAGATCACCGACAACGCGGTTCACGTCGTCTCCGACGCGACGACCGCGGAGGCGGTGAAGGTGTTCGAAGGGGTCTACCGCGACGTCAACATCGCGCTCGTGAACGAACTGGCGACGGCCGCCGACGACCTCGGGGTCTCGGTCCGCGAGGCGATCGAGACCGCCAACGACATCCCGATGTGTCACCTCCACGACCCCGGACCGGGCGTCGGCGGCCACTGCATCCCGAACTACCCGTACTTCCTGCTCTCGCGGGTCGGCCGGGACCTCGAACTCACCCGGACCGCGAGGGGGATCAACGAGGCGATGCCCGGGGTCACCGTCGACCTGCTCGAACGCGAACTCGCCGCCGAGGGCGTCGCCCTCGCGGACGCGTCGGTGCTCGTCCTCGGCTTTACTTACCGGCCGGGCGTCGCGGAGACGCGCTCGTCGCCCGCGATCGGCGTGGTCGAGCGGCTGACCGACGCCGGCGCGGAGGTCTGGGGCGTCGACCCGCTCGTCGATCCCGGCGAGTTCGGCGCCCGCCCCGTCGCGGTCGAGGACCTCCCCGGCCGCGCGTTCGACGCCGCGGTCCTCGTGACCGCGCAGGCGGCGTTCGACCGCATCGACTGGGAGGCCCTGGAACCGATGCTCGTGGTCGACGGCCGGGACGCGCTGTCGCTGGCGGACACCGACCACCGCCGGTACGTCCTCGGCGGCGCGGCCGGCGACCGGCCGGTCGTCTACGACGAGGGCGGCCGCGACCGGGCGACACCGACGCCGCGGCGGACCGACGGCGGCCGCCCCCGCCGCTGA
- a CDS encoding RNA-guided endonuclease InsQ/TnpB family protein, with product MLETTRTYRAKIVNHQQVSDDLDDCGYSASKLWNVARYHAQQVWDETGEIPSEADLKRELKAHERYSDLHSQSSQRVLEELAEAFNGWFKKRKNDDTGANPPGYRKRGDNHPRSTVTWKQNGIKHDFKHNKLRLSKGFNLKAHRSDFILAEYETRPDVTVENIQQVRAVWNGDRWELHLVCKVEIPVEDAPGDNAAGIDLGIKNYLAIAYDDGEAELYPGNVLKQDKHYFTRDEYETEGEYGPSRRALRARQKLSRRKNHFLHALAKHIVERCIDHDVGHIAIGDLSQIRENENGEARNWGRHGNKKLHGWEFDRFTTLLEYKAGEHGILVDRTSERDTSKTCSCCGRKRDANRVERGLYVCESCGVTMNADVNGAVNIRRKITQSPPTGDMGNGRLARPVAYLFNQTSGRFAPSEQASCEP from the coding sequence ATGCTGGAGACAACCCGTACCTATCGGGCGAAAATCGTCAATCACCAACAGGTGAGTGACGACCTCGATGACTGCGGATACTCAGCGTCCAAACTGTGGAACGTCGCTCGCTACCACGCCCAACAAGTGTGGGACGAAACCGGTGAGATTCCGTCCGAAGCCGACCTCAAGCGCGAATTAAAAGCCCACGAACGCTACAGTGACCTCCATTCTCAGTCAAGTCAGCGCGTTCTCGAAGAACTCGCTGAGGCGTTCAACGGTTGGTTCAAAAAGCGCAAGAACGACGACACGGGCGCGAATCCTCCCGGCTACCGAAAGCGAGGTGACAACCATCCGCGCTCCACCGTGACGTGGAAGCAGAACGGCATCAAGCACGACTTTAAGCACAACAAACTCCGTCTGAGCAAGGGCTTCAACCTGAAGGCCCACCGCTCGGACTTCATCCTCGCAGAGTACGAGACGCGCCCGGACGTGACCGTGGAGAACATCCAGCAAGTACGAGCCGTGTGGAACGGCGACCGCTGGGAACTCCACCTTGTCTGCAAAGTCGAAATTCCCGTCGAGGACGCACCCGGCGATAACGCGGCGGGTATCGACCTTGGTATCAAGAACTACCTCGCAATCGCCTACGATGACGGTGAGGCTGAACTATATCCGGGGAACGTCCTGAAGCAGGACAAGCACTACTTCACGCGAGACGAGTACGAAACTGAAGGCGAGTACGGGCCGTCACGTCGTGCCCTTCGCGCTCGGCAGAAACTCTCGCGTCGAAAAAACCACTTCCTGCACGCCCTCGCCAAACACATCGTTGAGAGGTGTATCGACCACGATGTTGGTCACATCGCCATTGGGGACTTGAGTCAGATTCGAGAGAACGAGAACGGCGAGGCTCGAAACTGGGGCAGGCATGGCAACAAGAAACTCCACGGATGGGAGTTCGACCGTTTCACGACGCTCTTGGAATACAAGGCTGGTGAACACGGTATTCTCGTTGACCGCACGAGCGAGCGGGACACGAGCAAGACGTGTTCGTGCTGTGGCCGGAAGCGTGACGCGAATCGTGTGGAGCGTGGCTTGTACGTCTGTGAATCGTGCGGAGTGACGATGAACGCAGACGTGAACGGTGCAGTGAACATCCGCAGAAAGATAACTCAGAGTCCCCCGACGGGGGATATGGGTAACGGTCGGTTGGCACGGCCAGTAGCCTACCTGTTCAACCAAACCTCGGGGCGTTTCGCACCGAGCGAACAGGCGAGTTGCGAACCGTAA
- a CDS encoding zinc ribbon domain-containing protein encodes MGLSDLLSDLWPGEGTDATPEAGPADGTARSAVYECRNCGTTVDPGTRRCPNCGAEEIASYRVD; translated from the coding sequence ATGGGACTTTCAGATCTCCTCTCTGACCTGTGGCCGGGCGAGGGCACCGACGCCACGCCGGAGGCCGGCCCCGCGGACGGGACCGCCCGGAGTGCCGTCTACGAGTGTCGAAACTGCGGGACGACGGTCGACCCGGGGACGCGGCGCTGCCCGAACTGCGGCGCCGAGGAGATCGCTTCTTACCGGGTCGACTGA
- a CDS encoding alkaline phosphatase family protein: MSGSTPASGRAFVLGLDGVPWSLIERWSDEGELPNFARMREEGAAGSLESTRPPTTPLAWPSIATGVWPDKHGVYGFQNLSSSYSHRMYTSHDLAQPALWELVSPAVVGNVPMTYPATEVDGTLVTGMMTPSVDSEFAHPPEFAEEVRERIPDYRISLNYPDYADRLEEFPAAVDEMLDTRRELMRLLMERHDDWRLFFFVYTAPDRFQHLVWDEEKLRAHYRELDDLLGEVIEYVDERDADLYVVSDHGFGPIERLVYVNYYLEREGYLVERDDAGTRGALASLGISRETVMGALNRVGVSEELLVSALPRSLVDSVAEQIPGDHALYDVDYDATIAFVHDAGNCYVNDTERFDDGIVPPSRVPEVKAELVDLFESVTDEDGERILDVFDGDDLFPTDERSPDLIVNGRGIYETRNAIADEPIGDTGSTVASHRAEGIVLCRGPSIEPDAELKGARVVDVAPTLLHGIGSAVPENADGRVLFDAFREDAAPARTKVERVEVTRADRDGTVDDDFTDVEDRLKGLGYME; encoded by the coding sequence ATGAGTGGATCTACCCCTGCGTCCGGGCGAGCGTTCGTGCTCGGACTCGACGGCGTGCCGTGGAGCCTGATCGAGCGGTGGAGCGACGAGGGCGAACTCCCAAACTTCGCGCGGATGCGCGAGGAGGGGGCCGCCGGGAGCCTCGAGAGCACGCGGCCCCCGACGACGCCGCTGGCGTGGCCGTCGATCGCCACCGGGGTGTGGCCGGACAAACACGGGGTCTACGGCTTCCAGAATCTCTCGTCGTCGTACTCACACCGGATGTACACCAGCCACGACCTCGCCCAGCCGGCGCTGTGGGAACTGGTTTCGCCGGCGGTCGTCGGCAACGTCCCGATGACCTACCCGGCGACGGAGGTCGACGGGACGCTCGTCACGGGGATGATGACCCCCTCGGTCGACTCGGAGTTCGCCCACCCGCCGGAGTTCGCCGAGGAGGTCCGCGAGCGCATCCCGGACTACCGGATCAGCCTGAACTACCCCGACTACGCCGACCGACTCGAGGAGTTCCCGGCCGCCGTCGACGAGATGCTCGACACGCGCCGGGAACTCATGCGGCTGCTGATGGAGCGCCACGACGACTGGCGACTGTTCTTCTTCGTCTACACCGCTCCCGACCGCTTCCAGCATCTCGTCTGGGACGAGGAGAAACTGCGCGCTCACTACCGCGAACTCGACGACCTCCTCGGGGAGGTGATCGAGTACGTCGACGAGCGCGACGCCGACCTCTACGTCGTCTCCGACCACGGCTTCGGGCCGATCGAACGGCTCGTCTACGTCAACTACTACCTCGAACGCGAGGGCTACCTCGTCGAGCGCGACGACGCGGGCACGCGGGGGGCGCTCGCGAGCCTCGGCATCTCCCGGGAGACCGTCATGGGCGCGCTCAACCGCGTCGGCGTCTCCGAGGAACTGCTGGTCTCGGCGCTCCCGCGGTCGCTGGTCGACTCCGTCGCCGAGCAGATCCCCGGCGACCACGCCCTCTACGACGTCGACTACGACGCGACGATCGCGTTCGTCCACGACGCCGGCAACTGCTACGTCAACGACACCGAACGGTTCGACGACGGCATCGTGCCGCCGAGCCGGGTGCCCGAGGTGAAAGCCGAACTCGTCGACCTCTTCGAGTCGGTCACCGACGAGGACGGCGAGCGCATCCTCGACGTCTTCGACGGCGACGACCTGTTCCCGACCGACGAGCGCTCGCCGGACCTCATCGTCAACGGCCGCGGGATCTACGAGACGCGCAACGCCATCGCCGACGAGCCGATCGGCGACACGGGAAGCACCGTCGCGAGCCACCGGGCGGAGGGGATCGTCCTCTGTCGCGGCCCCTCGATCGAACCCGACGCCGAGTTGAAAGGCGCCCGCGTCGTCGACGTCGCGCCCACGCTCCTCCACGGCATCGGCAGTGCGGTCCCCGAGAACGCCGACGGGCGCGTGCTCTTCGACGCCTTCCGCGAGGACGCCGCGCCCGCCCGGACGAAAGTCGAGCGCGTCGAGGTCACGCGGGCCGACCGCGACGGCACCGTCGACGACGACTTCACCGACGTCGAGGACCGGCTGAAGGGGCTGGGCTACATGGAGTGA
- the mct gene encoding succinyl-CoA:mesaconate CoA-transferase gives MPALDDLRVLDLTRVLGGPYCTMLLADLGADVVKIEPPGGDFVRETPPFHEDDDSFGGYFQSVNRGKRSLELDFTDETDREHFRSLVEEADVLVENYRVGTMEKFGLEYERLAEINPQLVYASMRGFGDPRTGESPKQHEPAFDLVAQALGGIMHLTGQEDGPPTKVGFGIGDIFTGVLHAVNILAAVHYRDRTGVGQFVDTAMYDAMISLAERAVYQYSYTGEVPKRQGNSHPTLFPYNAFEAADGYVVVAALGDNHWASLCEAMGRPEWVVDYPDARDRLEARDELRAAIGDWVADRTVDEVCSALGDDVPCAPVQTVADVYECEHAERREMLVESALPDAEGTVTIAGTPLKMTKTPPSPGERAPLLDEHRGELLETDPAADVEGVVEGDSGKVGVSDGGTPED, from the coding sequence ATGCCAGCCCTCGACGACTTACGCGTGCTCGATCTGACGAGGGTCCTCGGTGGACCGTACTGTACGATGCTGCTGGCGGATCTGGGCGCGGACGTGGTCAAGATCGAACCGCCGGGCGGGGACTTCGTCCGCGAGACGCCGCCGTTTCACGAGGACGACGACAGCTTCGGCGGCTACTTCCAGAGCGTCAACCGCGGCAAGCGCAGCCTCGAACTCGACTTCACCGACGAGACCGACCGCGAGCACTTCCGATCGCTCGTCGAGGAGGCGGACGTCCTCGTGGAGAACTACCGCGTCGGGACGATGGAGAAGTTCGGCCTCGAGTACGAACGGCTCGCCGAGATCAACCCGCAACTGGTCTACGCCTCGATGCGGGGGTTCGGCGACCCGCGCACCGGCGAGAGCCCGAAACAGCACGAACCGGCGTTCGACCTCGTCGCGCAGGCGCTCGGCGGGATCATGCACCTCACCGGACAGGAGGACGGCCCGCCGACGAAGGTCGGCTTCGGCATCGGCGACATCTTCACGGGCGTCCTCCACGCCGTCAACATCCTCGCGGCCGTCCACTACCGCGACCGGACCGGCGTCGGCCAGTTCGTCGACACCGCGATGTACGACGCGATGATCAGCCTCGCCGAGCGCGCCGTCTACCAGTACTCCTACACCGGCGAGGTGCCCAAGCGACAGGGCAACTCCCACCCGACGCTGTTTCCCTACAACGCCTTCGAGGCCGCGGACGGCTACGTCGTCGTCGCCGCCCTCGGGGACAACCACTGGGCGAGCCTCTGCGAGGCGATGGGCCGCCCCGAGTGGGTCGTCGACTACCCCGACGCCCGCGACCGCCTCGAAGCGCGCGACGAACTCCGCGCGGCGATCGGCGACTGGGTCGCCGACCGGACCGTCGACGAGGTGTGCTCGGCGCTGGGCGACGACGTCCCCTGTGCCCCGGTCCAGACCGTCGCCGACGTCTACGAGTGCGAACACGCCGAGCGGCGGGAGATGCTGGTGGAGTCGGCCCTGCCGGACGCCGAGGGGACGGTCACCATCGCGGGGACGCCGCTGAAGATGACGAAGACGCCGCCGTCGCCGGGCGAGCGCGCGCCCCTGCTCGACGAGCACCGCGGCGAACTGCTCGAAACCGACCCGGCGGCCGACGTCGAGG
- a CDS encoding glycosyltransferase yields the protein MHVLTLTNSADAPFLNQQVGALEERGVTFETLAVGGEAGAGNSRSPLDYLRFVPEVLREARDGYDLVHAHYGLTAPMALAQVRTPVVLSLWGSDVHGPVAPVSRACAPLCDEVVVMSEAMREALGVDCEVIPDGVDLDRFVPRSRSVAREAVGWSDDEYHVLFPYAPEREVKNYPLARRVVEAVDERLERPVRLRAVHGVDHAAVPDYVNAADALLLTSHSEGSPNSVKEALACNVPVVATDVGDVRERLAGVAPSTVATTDRELVDGLTEVLERGGRSNGREAAREVSLEATADAMLAVYRRAVGTEGAAGRSRRPAAASSSGPRTEA from the coding sequence ATGCACGTCCTCACCCTCACGAACAGCGCCGACGCGCCGTTTCTGAACCAGCAGGTGGGCGCCCTCGAGGAGCGCGGCGTCACCTTCGAGACGCTCGCGGTGGGCGGCGAGGCTGGCGCCGGGAACTCCCGGAGTCCGCTCGACTACCTCCGGTTCGTCCCGGAGGTCCTCCGGGAGGCCCGCGACGGGTACGACCTGGTCCACGCCCACTACGGGCTGACGGCGCCGATGGCGCTCGCACAGGTCCGGACGCCGGTCGTCCTCTCGCTGTGGGGGTCGGACGTCCACGGCCCCGTCGCGCCGGTCAGCCGGGCCTGCGCGCCGCTCTGTGACGAGGTCGTCGTGATGTCCGAGGCGATGCGCGAGGCGCTCGGGGTCGACTGCGAGGTGATCCCCGACGGGGTCGACCTCGACCGGTTCGTCCCACGATCCCGGTCGGTAGCCCGCGAGGCCGTCGGCTGGAGCGACGACGAGTACCACGTCCTCTTCCCGTACGCGCCCGAGCGGGAGGTGAAGAACTACCCGCTCGCGCGTCGCGTCGTCGAGGCCGTCGACGAGCGCCTCGAACGCCCGGTCCGCCTGCGGGCCGTCCACGGCGTCGACCACGCCGCCGTCCCCGACTACGTCAACGCCGCGGACGCGCTCTTGCTGACCTCACACAGCGAGGGGTCGCCGAACTCGGTCAAGGAGGCGCTGGCCTGTAACGTCCCCGTCGTCGCAACGGACGTCGGCGACGTCCGCGAGCGCCTCGCCGGCGTCGCGCCCTCGACGGTCGCGACGACCGACCGCGAACTCGTCGACGGCCTGACCGAGGTCCTGGAACGCGGCGGGCGGTCGAACGGCCGGGAGGCCGCCCGCGAGGTGAGCCTCGAGGCGACTGCCGACGCGATGCTCGCGGTCTACCGTCGCGCGGTCGGCACCGAGGGGGCGGCGGGTCGCTCCCGTCGCCCCGCCGCCGCGTCGAGTTCGGGTCCCCGAACCGAGGCGTGA
- a CDS encoding alkaline phosphatase family protein yields MTRTVVLGFDALDFTYLDRYADSLPNFAALRERGVEAPLESTHPPWTGSAWPSMYTGTDPSHHGVYGFFEYDTYPDEGSLVTRRDVDRPALWDYLSEAGARSIVMNVPVTHPADPIEGTLVPGYLAPDDEPGHPEAIREALSAAIGEEYAIYSRGEISDDPEEKFEGYLELLDQRRRAGLELLDDEWDLAVLQVQKTDAVFHNFDDDERFRAVYEAADRFLGDVLDAVGEGTNVVVCSDHGIGPVTGYRIYVNEVLREHGFVEPADEDERPTLSSEKSSLVGVETAPEPSALERALLAGGRLADRVGVSPVDVYDAAERVGLGEALLRIAPASIGDVAGESVDWRNSRAYCPDGTRMGVRINLAGREPEGVVPPSHYDDVREELIGILSDLETPDGDPAFEFVCERERLYDGPAASRAPDVCFLPAGMNHTVSTALYGRRFIGVDDHDHKRDGVFLGAGPDVAGPAPERLSLTDVAPIAMALLGRPVPSAMTGEVPPGLLATEPTRADYGEVAYATAGGRSSDGEDDAVTERLEDLGYL; encoded by the coding sequence ATGACGAGGACGGTCGTCCTCGGGTTCGACGCGCTCGACTTCACGTACCTCGACCGGTACGCCGACTCGCTGCCGAACTTCGCGGCCCTCCGCGAGCGGGGCGTCGAGGCGCCGCTCGAATCGACTCACCCGCCGTGGACCGGCAGCGCGTGGCCGTCGATGTACACCGGGACGGACCCGAGTCACCACGGCGTCTACGGCTTCTTCGAGTACGACACCTACCCCGACGAGGGGAGTCTGGTCACCCGCCGGGACGTCGACCGGCCCGCGCTGTGGGACTACCTCTCCGAGGCGGGCGCGCGGTCGATCGTGATGAACGTCCCCGTCACCCACCCGGCGGACCCGATCGAGGGGACGCTAGTCCCCGGCTACCTCGCGCCGGACGACGAACCCGGCCACCCCGAGGCGATCCGCGAGGCGCTCTCGGCGGCGATCGGCGAGGAGTACGCGATCTACTCCCGCGGCGAAATCTCCGACGACCCCGAGGAGAAGTTCGAGGGCTACCTCGAACTGCTCGACCAGCGCCGGCGGGCCGGCCTCGAACTGCTCGACGACGAGTGGGACCTCGCGGTCCTGCAGGTCCAGAAGACCGACGCCGTGTTCCACAACTTCGACGACGACGAGCGGTTCCGCGCGGTCTACGAGGCCGCCGACCGGTTCCTCGGCGACGTCCTCGACGCCGTCGGCGAGGGGACGAACGTCGTCGTCTGCTCCGACCACGGCATCGGGCCGGTGACGGGCTACCGGATCTACGTCAACGAGGTGCTCCGCGAGCACGGCTTCGTCGAACCGGCCGACGAGGACGAGCGGCCGACGCTGTCGAGCGAGAAGTCGTCGCTGGTCGGCGTCGAGACTGCCCCGGAGCCGAGCGCGCTCGAACGGGCGCTGCTCGCGGGGGGCCGCCTCGCCGACCGGGTCGGCGTCAGCCCCGTCGACGTCTACGACGCCGCCGAGCGCGTCGGACTGGGCGAGGCTCTCCTCCGGATCGCGCCCGCCTCCATCGGCGACGTCGCCGGCGAGAGCGTCGACTGGCGGAACTCGCGGGCGTACTGTCCCGACGGGACCCGCATGGGCGTCCGGATCAACCTCGCCGGCCGCGAACCCGAGGGGGTCGTCCCGCCGTCGCACTACGACGACGTGCGCGAGGAGCTAATCGGGATCCTCTCGGACCTCGAAACGCCGGACGGCGACCCCGCCTTCGAGTTCGTCTGCGAGCGCGAACGGCTCTACGACGGCCCCGCGGCGTCGCGCGCGCCGGACGTCTGCTTCCTGCCGGCCGGGATGAACCACACCGTCTCGACGGCGCTGTACGGCCGGCGGTTCATCGGGGTCGACGACCACGACCACAAGCGCGACGGCGTCTTCCTCGGCGCCGGGCCGGACGTCGCGGGCCCGGCGCCCGAACGCCTCTCGCTGACCGACGTGGCGCCGATCGCGATGGCGCTGCTCGGTCGGCCAGTCCCGTCGGCGATGACCGGCGAGGTTCCGCCGGGGCTGCTCGCGACGGAACCGACCCGCGCCGACTACGGCGAAGTCGCGTACGCGACGGCGGGCGGTCGGTCGAGCGACGGTGAGGACGACGCCGTGACCGAACGCCTCGAAGACCTGGGCTACCTCTGA